The Drosophila teissieri strain GT53w chromosome X, Prin_Dtei_1.1, whole genome shotgun sequence genome has a segment encoding these proteins:
- the LOC122624868 gene encoding uncharacterized protein LOC122624868 translates to MRFYLLFFLALSCCLLHCSVAGVNLVRGLEAGHHRNSTGAAPPRGAPPPPPRTTTASSSG, encoded by the exons ATGCGTTTCTATCTGCTCTTCTTTTTGGCCCTGAGCTGCTGCCTGCTG CACTGCTCCGTGGCTGGAGTGAATTTGGTGCGCGGACTGGAGGCTGGTCATCATCGCAACTCCACGGGCGCAGCACCACCACGTGGtgctcctccaccaccacctcgcaccaccaccgccagctCCTCGGGATAA
- the LOC122624882 gene encoding fe-S cluster assembly protein DRE2 translates to MRQSMKFIFALLIALELLTLGDTAPIGEHPDHAGCIRITVIKRPLATTTTTTTTTTTTTTTTTRATTAATG, encoded by the coding sequence ATGAGGCAATCCATGAAGTTCATTTTCGCACTCTTGATTGCCCTGGAGCTGTTGACCCTGGGCGACACGGCGCCCATCGGTGAGCATCCGGATCACGCCGGTTGCATACGGATCACGGTCATCAAGCGACCTttggccaccaccacgacgACAACCACGACGACTACGACCACCACGACCACAACAACCAGGGCAACAACAGCGGCCACTGGCTAA